In Candidatus Promineifilum breve, one genomic interval encodes:
- a CDS encoding VanW family protein has protein sequence MQAISPRSQSNNTLGRKIGYFLIPLVVGLALAVLVLGAAMALYRADHSGRVYTGVTIQGVDVGGLTPDEAAATLREATAYSTDGTITLVDPRSGEEWSFVPAEMGILIDAEATAAAAFDVGRSGGPLRRLQDTFQTWYYGRAIPPIVVFAEAQLDRALAGVSAEIEREAVSAAWGSDATGVPAYTPAQVGRTIDRAYLREQLLQPIGSFADARVELLTADIYPAVYDEPDTALRLQRTLAAPVSFYFQEPLDDLDLNGVTLPQEELAKWLRVEQVTETDGRVEHRIQVDENAARNWLAQFGATIYRRPENARYYFNDDTRELVLVAPHVNGRELDVEATLQRFIAQINSDNHAVPLIVKEITPLAHSGATAVELGITELITETTTWFYGSSDARKHNIARAAANFYGVVVAPGEEFSFNRYLGSISESDGYEVGLIIIGGRTIQGVGGGVCQVSTTLYQTAFWAGFPIVERWEHGYMVGYYNDGEGPGMDATVFSPLVDFRFINNTPHHLLIENYYNEEFESLTFKFYSTSLGRRVEKDEPIFENVTPAPTEDIWEFDDQVAEGTVEQFDYATEGARVTVARRVFNADDQLIDEDTFVSNYIPWPNVYRYGPGVEEGDYSLVPDPDF, from the coding sequence ATGCAGGCCATTTCACCCCGTTCGCAAAGCAACAATACCCTCGGCCGCAAGATCGGCTATTTCCTGATCCCCCTCGTCGTCGGGCTGGCGCTGGCCGTCCTGGTGCTGGGGGCGGCGATGGCCCTCTATCGCGCCGATCACAGCGGCCGGGTCTACACCGGCGTCACCATTCAGGGCGTCGACGTCGGCGGACTGACCCCGGACGAGGCGGCGGCGACGTTGCGCGAGGCCACGGCCTACTCGACCGACGGCACGATCACCCTGGTCGATCCCCGCAGCGGCGAGGAGTGGTCATTTGTCCCGGCGGAGATGGGCATCCTGATCGATGCCGAGGCCACGGCCGCCGCCGCGTTTGACGTCGGCCGCTCCGGTGGGCCGTTGCGCCGTCTGCAAGACACCTTCCAGACATGGTATTACGGCCGCGCCATCCCGCCCATCGTCGTGTTTGCCGAGGCGCAACTGGATCGCGCCCTGGCCGGCGTGTCGGCCGAGATCGAGCGCGAGGCCGTCAGCGCCGCCTGGGGCAGCGACGCGACCGGCGTCCCCGCCTACACCCCGGCCCAGGTCGGCCGGACAATCGACCGCGCCTACCTGCGCGAGCAGTTGCTCCAGCCCATCGGCTCGTTTGCCGACGCCCGCGTGGAACTGCTGACGGCCGATATTTACCCGGCCGTCTACGACGAGCCGGACACCGCCTTGCGCCTCCAGCGCACGCTGGCCGCGCCGGTGTCGTTCTACTTCCAGGAACCGCTGGACGACCTCGATCTGAACGGCGTGACGCTGCCGCAGGAAGAACTGGCGAAATGGCTGCGCGTGGAACAGGTGACCGAGACCGACGGCCGCGTGGAACACCGCATCCAGGTGGACGAGAACGCCGCCCGCAACTGGCTGGCCCAGTTCGGCGCGACCATTTACCGCCGGCCGGAGAATGCCCGCTACTACTTCAACGACGACACCCGCGAACTGGTGCTCGTCGCCCCCCACGTGAACGGCCGCGAGCTGGACGTGGAAGCGACGCTGCAACGCTTCATCGCCCAGATCAACAGCGACAACCACGCCGTGCCGCTCATCGTCAAGGAGATCACCCCCCTGGCCCATTCGGGCGCGACGGCCGTCGAGTTGGGCATCACCGAACTCATCACCGAGACGACGACCTGGTTCTACGGCTCATCGGACGCGCGCAAGCACAACATCGCCCGCGCCGCGGCCAATTTCTACGGCGTCGTCGTCGCCCCCGGCGAGGAGTTCTCGTTCAATCGCTACCTCGGCTCCATCAGCGAATCCGACGGCTACGAGGTTGGTCTGATCATCATCGGCGGCCGCACCATCCAGGGCGTCGGCGGCGGCGTCTGCCAGGTCAGCACGACGCTCTACCAGACCGCCTTCTGGGCCGGCTTCCCCATCGTCGAGCGTTGGGAGCACGGCTACATGGTCGGCTACTACAACGACGGCGAGGGGCCGGGCATGGACGCCACGGTGTTCTCGCCGCTGGTCGATTTCCGCTTCATCAACAACACGCCCCACCATCTGCTCATTGAGAACTACTACAATGAGGAGTTTGAATCACTGACCTTCAAGTTCTATTCCACCTCGTTGGGCCGTCGCGTGGAGAAAGACGAACCGATCTTCGAGAACGTGACCCCCGCGCCGACGGAAGACATCTGGGAGTTCGATGATCAGGTGGCCGAGGGCACGGTGGAGCAATTCGACTACGCCACCGAAGGCGCGCGCGTCACTGTCGCTCGCCGCGTCTTCAACGCCGACGACCAGCTGATCGACGAAGATACCTTCGTCAGCAACTACATCCCCTGGCCCAACGTCTATCGCTACGGCCCCGGCGTGGAAGAGGGGGACTACTCCCTCGTCCCCGATCCTGACTTCTAA
- a CDS encoding class I SAM-dependent methyltransferase: protein MVYAVALALIVLLLAGIYWLLRWLLILTEGVFLGRRVVVWLYDLAAGRYDGIKKFDPDTESAFVTYPLRRRLKAWPAPLVLDVATGTGRLPYFLLQEAEFNGRVVGLDASAGMLEQAARKLAPFGERAALVRQSAQELPFAAATFAAVTCLEALEFLPDDAAALGEMARVLQPGGVLLITRRQGPEAAYFLGRARDRDALEALLTGLGLIDVRSQPWQVEYELVWAVRPS from the coding sequence ATGGTCTACGCCGTCGCCCTTGCCCTCATCGTTCTGCTCCTCGCCGGGATCTATTGGCTCCTCCGTTGGTTGCTCATCCTGACCGAGGGCGTCTTTCTGGGGCGGCGGGTGGTCGTGTGGCTCTACGATCTGGCCGCCGGGCGCTACGACGGCATCAAGAAGTTCGACCCCGACACGGAGAGCGCCTTCGTCACCTACCCGCTGCGGCGGCGGCTGAAGGCCTGGCCCGCGCCGCTGGTGCTCGATGTGGCTACCGGCACCGGCCGTCTGCCCTACTTTTTGCTCCAGGAGGCGGAGTTCAACGGCCGCGTCGTCGGTCTCGACGCCTCGGCCGGGATGCTGGAACAGGCCGCGCGCAAGCTGGCTCCCTTCGGCGAGCGGGCCGCGCTGGTGCGCCAATCGGCCCAGGAGTTGCCCTTCGCCGCCGCCACCTTCGCCGCCGTCACCTGCCTGGAGGCGCTCGAATTTCTGCCCGACGATGCCGCCGCCCTGGGCGAGATGGCACGCGTCCTGCAGCCGGGCGGCGTGTTGCTCATCACCCGCCGCCAGGGACCGGAGGCAGCCTACTTCCTGGGTCGGGCGCGCGATCGCGACGCGCTGGAGGCGCTGCTGACGGGCCTGGGACTCATCGACGTGCGCAGCCAGCCGTGGCAGGTGGAGTACGAACTGGTCTGGGCCGTTCGCCCGTCCTGA
- a CDS encoding deoxyguanosinetriphosphate triphosphohydrolase — protein MIRMRPQLEEIEAMSLAPYALRSAESRGRAYPEAESAGRTAFTRDRDRIIHTTPFRRLMYKTQVFVFYEGDHYRTRLTHTIEVAQLGRSLARGLGGNEDLTEAICLAHDLGHAPFGHAGEHVLNSLMAGHGGFNHNTQSYRIVTELEHRYPDFPGLNLTYETREGMLKHETDYDVSEAANFEPDKRASLEAQIANLADEIAYNAHDLDDGLRAGLFTLDDLEELAVWRELCAEADWRPGRPFTSLHRHEIIRELIGRSVGDVLAQTAATLTAQAIDSPEKLQRHATNVVRYSDEFGVKVRALKRFLYERMYRHYRLVRMQTKAERFIAELFEAYVKEPHMLPRETQERLGDGAVERVVADYIAGMTDRYALDEWQKLYDPYIRA, from the coding sequence ATGATACGTATGCGGCCGCAACTTGAGGAGATCGAGGCCATGAGTCTGGCCCCCTATGCGTTGCGCAGCGCGGAATCGCGCGGCCGAGCCTACCCCGAAGCCGAATCGGCCGGGCGCACGGCCTTCACCCGCGATCGCGACCGGATTATCCACACCACCCCCTTTCGCCGTCTCATGTACAAGACCCAGGTCTTCGTCTTCTATGAGGGCGACCACTACCGCACCCGGCTGACCCACACGATTGAAGTGGCCCAACTCGGCCGGTCGCTGGCCCGCGGCCTGGGCGGCAACGAGGATTTGACCGAGGCCATCTGTCTGGCCCACGACCTGGGCCACGCCCCTTTCGGCCATGCCGGCGAGCACGTGCTGAATAGCCTGATGGCCGGGCATGGCGGTTTCAATCACAATACCCAGAGCTATCGCATCGTCACCGAACTGGAACACCGCTACCCCGATTTCCCCGGCCTCAACCTGACCTACGAGACGCGCGAGGGGATGCTGAAGCACGAGACGGACTACGACGTCAGTGAGGCGGCCAATTTTGAGCCGGACAAACGGGCCTCGCTGGAAGCGCAGATCGCCAATCTGGCCGACGAGATCGCCTACAATGCCCACGACCTGGACGACGGCCTGCGCGCCGGGCTGTTCACGCTGGATGACCTGGAAGAGTTGGCCGTCTGGCGCGAGTTGTGCGCCGAGGCTGATTGGCGGCCCGGCCGGCCGTTCACCTCGCTCCACCGCCATGAGATCATCCGCGAGTTGATCGGCCGCTCCGTCGGCGACGTATTGGCCCAGACCGCGGCCACGCTGACCGCCCAGGCCATCGATTCGCCGGAGAAGTTGCAGCGCCATGCCACGAACGTGGTGCGCTACTCCGATGAGTTTGGCGTCAAGGTGCGGGCGCTGAAACGCTTCCTCTACGAGCGCATGTACCGCCACTACCGGCTGGTGCGGATGCAGACCAAGGCCGAGCGGTTCATCGCCGAACTGTTCGAGGCTTACGTCAAGGAGCCGCATATGCTGCCGCGCGAGACGCAGGAACGGCTGGGCGACGGAGCGGTCGAGCGCGTCGTCGCCGATTACATCGCCGGGATGACCGACCGCTACGCGCTGGATGAGTGGCAGAAGTTGTACGATCCGTACATAAGGGCGTGA
- a CDS encoding LysM peptidoglycan-binding domain-containing protein, which yields MASNPNRKGCGARLPQLIFTVIVAILLAMVVFWAIPFLQGRPELPSGTNVLQVEGNLIRVVMDPNQEVFLVPLGGIGTGTGGQTITQLPSPTPNILATVAATATTQVLPTAPPPVPATATARPANSCIAFTGYTVVAGDTLFSISRKFVTSIVLMARHGISSASLLPGAALRIPVGDPACCAGGWRPYVVEEGETWFGIAQQCGTTVDSLLQGNGLGAGAPLYMASVICVPAN from the coding sequence ATGGCATCCAATCCCAATCGTAAGGGTTGCGGCGCCCGCTTGCCGCAACTGATTTTCACCGTTATCGTGGCTATCCTGCTGGCGATGGTCGTCTTCTGGGCCATTCCTTTTCTGCAGGGACGGCCCGAATTGCCCAGTGGCACCAACGTTTTGCAGGTCGAGGGCAATCTGATCCGCGTGGTCATGGACCCCAATCAGGAGGTCTTTCTGGTGCCCCTCGGCGGCATCGGCACGGGCACGGGGGGGCAGACGATAACGCAACTACCCAGCCCGACGCCCAATATACTGGCTACTGTCGCCGCGACGGCCACCACCCAGGTGCTGCCGACCGCGCCGCCGCCCGTGCCGGCCACGGCCACGGCTCGCCCGGCCAATAGCTGCATTGCCTTCACCGGCTACACGGTGGTGGCGGGCGACACCCTGTTCAGCATCTCGCGCAAGTTCGTCACGTCCATCGTCCTGATGGCCCGCCACGGCATCTCGTCGGCGTCGCTGCTGCCGGGGGCGGCGCTGCGCATTCCGGTGGGCGATCCCGCCTGTTGTGCGGGTGGTTGGCGGCCCTACGTGGTGGAAGAGGGCGAAACGTGGTTCGGCATCGCCCAGCAATGCGGCACCACGGTGGATTCACTCTTGCAGGGCAACGGTCTCGGCGCGGGCGCGCCGCTCTATATGGCCTCGGTCATCTGTGTGCCGGCCAATTGA
- a CDS encoding biotin--[acetyl-CoA-carboxylase] ligase, whose amino-acid sequence MSQIPDDQLDEASVRAELATTWLGRPYHYVADIDSTNDRLKEWAADPARAADPARATGTVLLAEFQSAGRGRLDRRWEAPPGGGLLFSALLRPGWPARQGAWLTMLAGLAVVAAIESVAGRPARLKWPNDVVLDHDGAWRKVCGLLLDSTLDPAGRLESAILGVGLNVNIPAEQLPVAPMPPISLQVAAGRPIARRPLLLALLDRLEQGYDAADAGQSPWAEWNARLITIGQAVRVSAGSSAALEGLAEGTDEWGQLLVRDAAGRQHVVAAGDVTLRDR is encoded by the coding sequence ATGTCACAAATACCGGATGACCAACTTGACGAGGCCAGTGTGCGGGCGGAACTGGCGACAACCTGGCTGGGGCGGCCGTATCATTACGTCGCCGACATCGATTCGACCAACGACCGGCTGAAGGAGTGGGCGGCCGACCCGGCCCGTGCGGCCGACCCGGCCCGCGCGACGGGCACGGTGCTGCTGGCCGAGTTCCAATCGGCCGGGCGCGGGCGGCTCGACCGCCGCTGGGAAGCGCCGCCGGGCGGGGGGCTGCTGTTCTCGGCCCTGCTGCGGCCGGGCTGGCCGGCGCGGCAAGGGGCGTGGCTGACGATGCTGGCCGGGCTGGCCGTCGTCGCCGCCATCGAGAGCGTGGCCGGGCGGCCGGCGCGCCTCAAATGGCCCAACGATGTGGTGCTCGATCACGACGGCGCGTGGCGCAAGGTATGCGGCCTGCTGCTCGATTCGACGCTCGACCCCGCCGGCCGGTTGGAGAGCGCCATCCTCGGCGTGGGGCTGAACGTCAACATCCCCGCCGAGCAACTCCCCGTCGCGCCCATGCCGCCGATTAGCCTGCAAGTCGCCGCCGGGCGGCCCATCGCGCGGCGGCCGTTGCTGCTGGCCCTGCTCGACCGGCTGGAGCAAGGGTACGACGCCGCCGATGCCGGGCAATCCCCCTGGGCCGAATGGAACGCGCGCTTGATCACCATCGGCCAAGCGGTGCGTGTGTCGGCGGGGTCGTCGGCCGCGCTGGAGGGGCTGGCCGAGGGCACGGACGAATGGGGCCAACTGCTGGTGCGCGACGCGGCCGGCAGACAACACGTTGTGGCCGCCGGCGACGTGACCCTGCGCGACCGTTGA
- a CDS encoding transglycosylase domain-containing protein — protein sequence MNGMRATDIIRLRRARQAGRRARRGSRALAGAALLPALLVMIVLVAGLAGGAAALLALTRDLPAVETLRDLPGHFRPITATTRLYAGEEPATAGASGRVLIDEIGDPRLDSAGWVALDDLPPVVPTAYLAVVDPQFMAAAPSTFAALRGALTSRDSPVIQELIRDHLRGGAVGAAGDTRRAWQDWLLARQMERLYSREQLLAWTLNTRYFGHLAYGIEAAARVYFAKGAADLTPGEAALLVAVARDPAANPFDDPAGARRGQEAVLSALVAAGALTVEEAATVLAAPLVLAPPPGSTSAAPDFARLARRELERSLGPERLLAGGWQVETTLDWALQTQAACLIDIQTGRTGQTSSGGPACPAADLLPAVTVSPTGAAAIVALDPATGAIAALAGDVTTAHPGGALVRPLIYLTALSRGYTAATLTLDVPTVYLQNGRPYTPRNADGHYLGPLRLRQALAADRAAPAAQVLGWVGAERVVATARALGLRADEPAAGLALAEEGFPAGLLEMSAALAAVANRGALAGAADTLGQPRPTTIRRVTDGGGAVAYAYEPVTREALAPELAYLLTDMLAGRDAACPAEVCPATSELPDGRRAALVAGDGWAVGATPERLIGVWAGGGASPAMDNGEDAGSLWRSLMAWATVDTPAGDWLRPTTLRPVEVCAASGLLPSRAADCPTVREWFAPGTEPSAVDTMTREVAVNRETGRLATIFTPPQLVERRVVTDYPPEAAGWATAQGIAMPPAEYDTIRRITTRNGGATITAPEPWSVVSGQWSVVGSAGGEGFSTYRLAYFPGLWPEAMGIIAEGSAPVAAGELGVWDTTLVADGLYTVLLTVFRGDGTFDEVAIPVTVGN from the coding sequence ATGAATGGTATGCGGGCCACAGACATCATTCGACTGCGACGAGCACGACAAGCCGGGCGGCGTGCCCGGCGCGGGTCGCGGGCGCTGGCCGGCGCGGCGTTGCTGCCGGCGCTGCTGGTCATGATTGTGCTCGTTGCCGGGCTGGCCGGCGGCGCGGCGGCGCTGCTGGCCCTGACGCGCGATCTGCCGGCCGTCGAAACGCTGCGCGACTTGCCCGGCCACTTCCGGCCCATCACCGCCACGACCCGCCTCTATGCCGGGGAAGAACCGGCGACGGCCGGCGCGTCGGGACGGGTGTTGATTGACGAAATCGGCGATCCCCGGCTGGACAGCGCCGGCTGGGTTGCCCTCGATGACCTGCCGCCGGTTGTGCCCACCGCCTATCTGGCCGTGGTCGATCCGCAATTCATGGCTGCTGCGCCGTCCACGTTCGCTGCCCTGCGCGGCGCGCTCACCAGCCGGGATTCGCCGGTCATTCAGGAGTTAATCCGCGACCATCTGCGCGGCGGCGCGGTCGGGGCGGCGGGCGACACGCGGCGGGCGTGGCAGGATTGGCTGCTGGCCCGCCAGATGGAGCGCCTCTACTCGCGCGAGCAATTGCTGGCGTGGACGCTCAACACGCGCTACTTCGGCCATCTGGCCTACGGCATCGAGGCCGCGGCGCGGGTCTATTTCGCCAAGGGCGCGGCCGACCTGACGCCGGGCGAGGCGGCCCTGCTGGTGGCCGTGGCCCGCGACCCGGCGGCCAACCCGTTCGACGACCCGGCCGGGGCGCGGCGCGGGCAGGAAGCGGTGCTGTCGGCCCTGGTGGCCGCCGGGGCGCTAACTGTCGAAGAAGCGGCGACTGTGCTGGCCGCGCCGCTCGTCCTCGCCCCCCCGCCGGGCAGCACCTCGGCCGCGCCGGATTTTGCTCGGCTGGCCCGCCGTGAATTAGAGCGCAGCCTGGGACCGGAACGCCTGCTGGCCGGCGGCTGGCAGGTGGAGACAACGCTCGATTGGGCGCTACAGACGCAGGCGGCCTGTCTCATCGACATTCAAACCGGGCGAACCGGGCAGACATCAAGCGGCGGCCCAGCCTGCCCGGCGGCCGATCTGTTGCCTGCTGTGACTGTCTCGCCGACCGGCGCGGCGGCCATCGTGGCCCTCGACCCGGCCACCGGCGCGATCGCCGCGCTGGCCGGCGACGTGACGACAGCCCATCCCGGCGGCGCGCTCGTCCGGCCGCTCATCTACCTGACCGCATTGAGTCGCGGCTACACGGCGGCGACGTTGACGCTGGACGTGCCCACCGTCTATCTGCAAAACGGCCGGCCCTACACACCGCGCAACGCCGACGGCCACTATCTCGGCCCGCTGCGCCTGCGCCAGGCATTGGCCGCCGACCGCGCCGCGCCCGCGGCCCAGGTGCTGGGTTGGGTCGGCGCGGAACGGGTCGTGGCGACGGCGCGGGCGCTGGGGCTGCGAGCCGACGAGCCGGCGGCGGGATTGGCCTTGGCCGAAGAAGGCTTCCCGGCCGGCCTGCTGGAGATGAGCGCCGCGCTGGCCGCCGTAGCCAATCGCGGGGCGCTGGCCGGCGCGGCGGACACACTGGGTCAGCCCCGGCCGACGACTATTCGCCGCGTCACCGACGGCGGCGGCGCGGTGGCCTACGCCTATGAGCCGGTGACGCGCGAGGCGCTGGCCCCGGAACTGGCCTACTTGCTGACCGACATGCTGGCCGGCCGGGACGCGGCTTGCCCGGCCGAGGTCTGCCCGGCCACGTCGGAACTACCCGACGGGCGGCGGGCGGCGCTGGTCGCAGGCGATGGCTGGGCGGTAGGCGCAACGCCGGAGCGGTTGATCGGGGTGTGGGCGGGCGGCGGCGCGTCACCGGCAATGGATAACGGCGAGGATGCCGGTTCCCTGTGGCGATCGCTCATGGCCTGGGCGACGGTGGACACGCCGGCCGGCGACTGGCTGCGGCCAACCACATTGCGCCCGGTGGAGGTGTGTGCGGCATCGGGGTTGTTGCCGTCGCGCGCGGCCGATTGCCCCACGGTGCGCGAGTGGTTCGCGCCGGGCACGGAGCCGTCGGCCGTGGATACGATGACCCGCGAAGTGGCCGTCAACCGCGAGACGGGCCGGCTGGCGACGATCTTCACCCCGCCGCAACTGGTCGAGCGCCGCGTGGTGACCGACTATCCGCCGGAAGCGGCCGGCTGGGCGACGGCGCAGGGGATCGCCATGCCGCCGGCCGAATATGATACTATTCGGCGCATCACCACGCGCAATGGTGGAGCGACAATTACCGCCCCTGAGCCGTGGTCGGTGGTCAGTGGTCAGTGGTCGGTGGTCGGTTCCGCCGGTGGAGAAGGATTCTCCACCTACAGGCTGGCGTATTTTCCCGGGCTGTGGCCGGAGGCGATGGGGATCATCGCCGAGGGGAGTGCGCCGGTGGCAGCGGGGGAGTTGGGGGTATGGGATACGACGCTGGTGGCGGATGGGCTTTATACGGTATTGCTGACGGTGTTTCGCGGTGATGGGACGTTTGATGAGGTGGCGATTCCGGTGACGGTTGGTAATTGA
- a CDS encoding type II toxin-antitoxin system VapC family toxin, producing the protein MELTGVCVDTNVLIAFLKGRNPAATALEWVVRNAQPYITAITAYELLFGVARANRRIGEDQLLEVMTILPFDADAAARAATLHDALIRTNQDIGVKDVMIAAVCQHNDLPLLTLNERHFTRVEGLIVLTPEQVLQ; encoded by the coding sequence ATGGAACTTACCGGCGTCTGCGTCGACACCAATGTTCTGATCGCGTTTCTCAAGGGTCGTAATCCGGCGGCAACAGCTTTGGAATGGGTTGTGCGCAACGCACAGCCCTACATCACGGCTATCACTGCTTACGAACTGCTTTTTGGGGTAGCTCGCGCTAATCGCAGGATTGGTGAAGATCAGTTGTTGGAAGTCATGACTATTTTGCCGTTCGACGCGGATGCCGCCGCGCGGGCGGCCACATTACACGATGCCCTCATTCGCACTAACCAGGATATCGGCGTGAAAGATGTCATGATTGCCGCGGTCTGTCAACACAACGATTTACCTCTGCTCACCCTGAACGAGCGTCATTTCACTCGTGTTGAGGGATTAATCGTTCTTACGCCAGAACAAGTCCTTCAATAG
- a CDS encoding AbrB/MazE/SpoVT family DNA-binding domain-containing protein, producing MTLVILSNNENTISLPADLLERLMLHEGDQVTAILEGQTLRLAKLDKFLGLRGALAEDSAFDEAVDLLERSWESWNLPASASTPMF from the coding sequence ATGACCCTGGTGATTCTGAGCAACAACGAGAATACGATCTCTCTGCCGGCCGATCTATTGGAAAGGTTAATGCTGCATGAAGGTGACCAGGTAACAGCCATTCTCGAAGGCCAGACGCTTCGCTTGGCGAAATTAGATAAATTTCTCGGCCTACGGGGTGCATTGGCGGAAGATTCAGCCTTCGATGAGGCAGTCGATTTACTGGAGCGGTCGTGGGAATCATGGAACTTACCGGCGTCTGCGTCGACACCAATGTTCTGA
- a CDS encoding acetyl-CoA C-acetyltransferase — protein sequence MSPEAYIFDAIRTPRGRGKANGSLHPVRSLDLLKTLFDELRARHDLDTSQVDDVLLGCVTPVKEQGGNIARTAPLYAGWDLDLPGAQLNRFCASGLEAVNLAAMKVRSGWEELVVAGGIESMSRVPMGSDGGAMWDDYEVMAQLSIVPQGVSADLIASLEGFTRQDVDGFALLSQQRAAAAQREGRFTSIVPVRAADGRVLLDCDEHARPDATLEGLGALKPAFEGLGAMGFDAVAMKKYPQVAHIDHVHTAGNSSGIVDGAALVLVGSKEKGEALGLRPRARIVSAALLGDEPTIMLTAPAPASQRALKKAGMSAADINLFEINEAFAAVVLKFIRAMGLPDGPERVNVNGGAIALGHPLGATGAMILGTALDELERRNLSTALITLCAGGGMGIATIIERV from the coding sequence ATGTCACCCGAAGCCTACATTTTCGACGCCATCCGTACCCCCCGCGGCCGAGGCAAAGCCAACGGCTCGCTCCACCCCGTCCGCTCGCTCGACCTGCTCAAGACGCTGTTCGACGAGCTGCGCGCCCGCCACGACCTGGACACGTCGCAGGTCGATGACGTCCTGCTCGGCTGCGTGACGCCGGTGAAGGAGCAGGGCGGCAACATCGCCCGCACCGCGCCGCTCTATGCCGGCTGGGACCTCGACCTGCCCGGCGCGCAACTCAATCGCTTTTGCGCTTCCGGGCTGGAGGCGGTCAACCTGGCGGCCATGAAGGTGCGCTCCGGCTGGGAAGAGCTGGTCGTGGCCGGCGGCATCGAGTCGATGTCGCGCGTGCCGATGGGTTCCGACGGCGGGGCCATGTGGGACGATTACGAGGTGATGGCCCAACTGAGCATCGTGCCCCAGGGCGTCAGCGCCGACCTCATCGCCTCGCTGGAAGGGTTCACCCGGCAGGACGTGGACGGCTTCGCCCTGTTGTCGCAACAGCGGGCCGCCGCCGCCCAGCGCGAGGGGCGCTTCACGTCCATCGTGCCCGTGCGCGCCGCCGACGGCCGCGTCCTCCTCGACTGCGACGAGCACGCCCGGCCCGACGCCACGCTGGAGGGGCTGGGCGCGCTCAAACCGGCCTTTGAGGGGCTGGGGGCAATGGGCTTCGACGCCGTAGCCATGAAGAAGTACCCGCAGGTCGCCCATATCGACCACGTCCACACCGCCGGCAACTCATCGGGCATCGTCGATGGCGCGGCGCTGGTGCTGGTCGGGTCAAAAGAGAAGGGCGAGGCATTGGGCCTGCGGCCGCGGGCGCGCATCGTCTCGGCCGCGCTGCTGGGCGACGAGCCGACGATCATGCTGACCGCCCCCGCCCCGGCCTCGCAGCGGGCGCTGAAGAAGGCCGGCATGAGCGCGGCCGACATCAACCTGTTCGAGATCAACGAAGCGTTCGCCGCCGTGGTGCTCAAATTCATCCGCGCGATGGGCTTGCCCGACGGGCCGGAGCGGGTCAACGTCAACGGCGGGGCCATCGCCCTGGGCCACCCGCTGGGGGCCACGGGGGCGATGATCCTGGGCACGGCGTTGGATGAATTGGAGCGGCGCAACCTGTCAACCGCGCTCATTACTCTCTGCGCCGGCGGCGGCATGGGGATCGCCACCATTATCGAGCGGGTGTAA